One Nicotiana tomentosiformis chromosome 1, ASM39032v3, whole genome shotgun sequence genomic window, tacgcTTGGACGGGGTTCCACGGGGGCCTCGGGAGGAATTCAGATAAAAAACGGATTGGAACTTTGAAATTGGGAAGTGTTGGTGCCCCAGttctggtgcgttcgcacctgcAAGGTTTTGGCTGCAGGtacggcttcgcagaagcgacctaGAGCAGGTTGTCCAGTGGTCGTAGAAGCGGAGGCCTTACTGCATTTGCGATctcacaggtgcgaggaaaatggTCGTAGGTGTGGTCTAGGCCAAGGAAGCCTGGATTCGCAGGTGCGGGCGACCTGTTGCAGGCGCGTGTGTGCATATGCGGACCagctccacagaagcggaagtgcAGGCGCGGAttcttctccgcagaagcgaacttgGCCAAACTGGGCGGGGACCACTCCTGCGAtagatttttccgcaggtgcggcgttgcAGGAGCGCACCAatgtccgcaaaagcgaaaatcgTTAGGGCAGTGAAGTTCATTTAATGTCGGGACTTGGGCTTTTTGGATCATTTTCATTGACttgttgggcgattttagagctctttgaagaaggtctttcacctagctattgaaggtaagtaattcctacccaatgtaagtttaatacatagattgtgggtagattttaacatgaaaaattatgaaaactatgggtttagttgaaaaacctataTTTTGATAAAAAATGAATTTAATCACGAAAGTGATTATGGAAtggggtgaaaattatatatttgagttcgtgaggttatgggtaacagttatcttcgaacattttctgAATCTGGGCACATGGACTCGAGGGTAAAATTTagggatcttccaatttgggttgggtaatttctctaatagctaaattatgaacttgtgaacgtatatcgattaatctatatAATATTTTgctagtttcgggttgtttggcaccatgttgaggctttagagcggatttgtggatcggaagtgagcttgagaatgaggtaagtctcttgcctaaccttgtaagagggaactcatccccttaggtgtatcttgttgtgtattacttgtgtggggagctacgcacgcactaggtgatgagagtccatgtgTGGATATATTCCATGATATGTTCAGGTAGTCTTAGATCCACATCATGCCTTAATTGTACCATTGtgtttattatgcatattaattgttttgaatagagttgaggctagggattttaaAGTCGCAGATATTAAATTTAGATTTCTcatttttgggaagaattgaggaaatacataataactctgagaaatccatgtcctctcgcgtcgcaagtacttccgcgagcgaggtataCTTCTCTAATCTCATGGGAGTGGGTTGTTCGTCTCAACAGTATAATAGattcatctatggttcatgtcgttcgaccctcggcagtgcacacagtattttggatcgggccgtatgacctcggcataaatcgtgtgtGATAAAATGCCGAAGCCTGATTACACTTCacattattttatggcttgagaggttataatctATTTAAtgatcgaaattgatttggaactaGTAAGAGTTAGTTAGAGACTTTGGAATGtactatcagttaaagaatcatttatttagtgcttgctattgtgttattattattattcacatattccatgcctatttcgaatttatgcattttatttgttggcctatagtaagtgtcgatgtcgaccccttgtcactacttcttcgaagttagactggatacttactgggtagatgttgtttatgtactcacgctacacttctgcactaatcgtgaaggatctgaggcaggtgcatctgatGTCCGTTCAGGCGCGCATCCTTGTTATCAGGAGGCTTAGTAGTGAGCTGCTctctgagtccgttctgcagcacccgcaatctctctcttttgtatttactttttgTCTATCTCACTTTCAAAGAGTAGCATAGgtggtttgtatattctactagctgctcatacacttgtggcaCCGGGCTTTGGgaacatgctagtagacactttatgacttttgagtatttatttcatcacATTTACTCTTTTATGAGTTTActctttactttattaaattttccactttttatttacttaataaataaaaatcaactactttgaaattattaaaacgAATAAATATATGCCTCGTTCACCgatggcttgcctagcagcgacgttgggcgccatcacgacttataggaggaattgggtcgtgacaacatggtatcagagcactagtttTACGTAGGTCTCACATGTCATGAGCAGGACTCAtacagtcttgcggatcggtgcggagacatccgtacttatctttgagaggctatagggtgttaggaaactactcttctttcatctcctatcatgcagttgatgttgtgctaagtatctttctcttattctctcacagatggtgagaacatgcgcGGCAGATGTACTCAACCGTGGATGAGTTGCTCCAACTCGTGATAGAGGAcaagggcatcctagagttgctccagttgtgccaccagtggatccagtagaggatcttgttattgaggagtagggcgaggtgcccgcagcGGAGTCGGACCTAGTGGATTTCATGTTCACGCCAGGATTCCAGGAGTTCATGGGctgtatgttgcggttcatggattctatgactcaggaatgtctatttccagcagacccagccacatctcaggcaggctcCAAGGCATGCAGCTGATGTGTATCAGACCacgggtgcactacccatgggcggaGCTCAGCCAATTACAGCacctatacctgagcccagaccagctgcggccggCGAACCGCAAAATCTATTGGATAGATAGACCAGgatacatcctcctatctttggaggTAGGCGAGATGAGGACCCCCATGActttattgatcgttgcagggacataCTACACAACATGACgctattggagtcccacggggtggactttaccacctttcagctcgagggcagggcccgtagatggtggcagtcctatcttctcggcaagctagcaggttctcctcccctgacttgggaccagttcacacgcctctttcTGGATAGATATACTCTACCCTCTTAGAGGAAAGAGCTAtgatttcagttcgagcagcttcagcATGGTCAGATGTAGGTGACCGACTATGAAGCGAGATTCTCTAAGGGTTCTCGCCATGCATTTATGATACTTCCcactgatgcagagagagtgcggaggtttgttgcggatttgcactctggtatccatgccactatggcccgagaggttgagatggggacttcttacgagctggttgtggagatagctcggaggatcgagggtgtttgtcagtggagccgagagcagatgtCGAGGGACAAGTAGTTTCGGttatctggagggttcagtggtgctacgtctgggggcagaggtcagtttgtgaggggtcagtctaccaggcccacatatccagcattgcctcctcctcggggtgctctagtacgGCCCTATTTCGACGCTattccagagagctcctaccgCCTGCCAGCTATTCATGGTTCCTCCAGTGAGTATTCAGTCCATTAGGGTCAGACCTAAGGTCAGCAGTCTACCattccgagaggttgttttgagtgcgagGATCCTGGCCACATAAATAGATTTTTCCACAGAATTCGGGGTAAGGCAATAcagcagggtcatcagcctatgattacagcaccagcttccGCACCAGCCGTCCGGCCGCCCAAAGGCGGAGGGcatgtgggtaggggccgtcctagaggtagaggccaattAGGTGGTGCTCcggctaggttctatgcttttccagccataccagatgcagtagccatagatgccgtgatcacaggtattatttctgactgcggtagggatgcttcagttgcTTGATAAGACCAAAGCGGATCTtctattgcttgatatgaccaACTTTCAGGGaacttgggcatggactggttgtctccaaaTCATGtcgtccttgattgccatgccaagactgttaccttggctatgccaaagttgcctagattggagtggaagggttcatttATCAGTGCATGtagtcaggttatctcttttatgaaggctcgacacatggtcaagaagggttgtttggcttatctagcttatgttcgggatactactacagagactccggcaATTGATTCAGTGCTCGTGGTCCGGGAGTTCTTTGATATGTTTCCTTCTtatctaccaggcatgccaccagattgtgatatcaatttctgtattgatttggctccagctacccagcctatctctattccaccatattccatggctctgaaagagttgaaagaacaacttgagtaGTTTCTAGCAAatgggttcgtcagaccgagtgtgtcgccttggggtgcaccggtgttgttcgtgaagaagaaaaatgggactatgtggatgtgcattgattaccgacacttgaacaaagttaccattaagaacaagtaccagtTGCCGCCTattaatgatttgtttgaccagttgcagggtgctagggtgttctttaAGATCGGCTTGAGATCGgtgtatcatcagctgaagattcatgaTTCGGATGTTTTGAAGATGGCTTTTCGAACTAGATAtgaccattatgagtttctagtgatgttctAAACTCTAAccaccgagtcctaaaggcatcacaaggaactcatagtgaccatatcgagtcctaaaggcagtctttgggatatccaTATCTCAGATCTTCAGCCGATGAtaccctgaccgcaaatcaatcttttagaacactttggcaccctgtagctgatcaaataagtcatcaatttgTGGCAAtaggtacttgttcttcactgtaaccttgttaaAATGctaataatcaatacacatgcgcatagaaccatccttcttcttcacaaacagaatcggagcaccccaaggtgacacactaggctggatgaaacccttatcaagcagttCTTGCAGCTGGTCCTTCAACTCTGTCGGTACCAtacgatatagtggaatagaaatgggatgagtgcccaaTAACAAGTCAATATcaaaatcgatatctctatcaggcggcatgcccgaaatatctgctggaaatacatctaggAAGTCTCTCACTATCAGAAGTGACTCAATGTTAGGagcatcaacactaacatctctcacaaaggcttgATATGCATCACACTCCTTCTCAACCATCCTttgtgccttaaggaaggacacaaccTTGCTAGaaatataatccaatgtacccctccactctaactgcGAAAAACCTTGCATAGCCAGTGTGatagtcttggtgtgacaattcaaaatagcatgatagggagacaaccagtccatgccccatataacatcaaaatctaccatactgagtaacaatagaTTAACCctggtctcaaaatcactaataacaactaaacaagactgatacacacggtccacaacaatacaATCTCCCAcaagcatggacacatatacgGGAGAACTCAAAGATtcatgagatatatccaaatacggagaaatgtaagatgacacatatgagtaagctgagcttggatcaaataagactgatgtatctctatgacaaatcgggacaatacctgtaataactGTGTCTGATGCAATCACCTCTATTCTACCCGGAATAGCATAgaatctggcatggcctcccttttagggcgacccctacccgtttgacctccacccctagctggctatgCAGGTGGAGCAGAAACTGGAGCTCTAACTACGACCTGAGAATTCTATCGACCCGGTGGAATATGTGAAGCCTGTGTAGCATGTGAAGgcgcacccctcctgagtctagggcaatccctcaccatatgtcgggtatcaccacactcaaagaaaGCTCTCGGTGGGCGCAGCTGCTGAAACTGGCCGTGATCTGGTCGGTTAGACTGACCGCTTCAAGCACCCTGTGCAGGAGGTTCACTAGAtagtggcggtgcataatgggcaacaTGAGACCTGAAAGTAGCTGGAGCACCATTAtaggctggaagtgctgaatgaactggaagGCTCACATAGCCCCTTCCATGACGGGATGTAGCTACAATGTGgcaaccactaaatcctccagtactTTGATgccttttggcctccctatcctctatCTCATGACCCCccataccctccaacctctgcacgatctctaccacctgttgATATTGGGTATATGTCTCTAACTCTAGAGCCATGTTGAATCTAATAGCATAGTTGAACCCCTCGATGTATCGACGAAATTGCcgtctgactgtagaaaccaaggcaggtgcatgtttgGACAACTCACAGAATCtgatagcatactctgacactgtcatagtacaCTGGCGCATATGCTCAAACTTACAAAATCCTAACaaccattcaataacgagtccaaccatactaaaattttCCAATTTCGACCTCGAAtcagccttcaaatcctcaatttatagtttaggaagttttcacaaaattccccaaattttccaactcaaaatactaattaaatgataaaaacaatgagggattcatgaataataatcaaatccgagtaaaaaatacttaccctgaTAAACTCCTTAAAGATCctttccaaaatcgcccaaaaccgagttCTCTAACTCAATAGATGAAAAATGGAACAAAACCCTCGATCCAGCCCAGTTattccgcttttgcggctccgaaCATGCAGAAAATCCATTGCAGGTGCGGCTTTGCATTAAACCCAGGAATTTCTGCCTCCATGGATAAAAACCGCTTTCGCGGTCCCGCTTCTGTAGATTATTGCTCACTTCTATGGACGCTCAACCATACCTACCGTCCTTAAACAGCTGAccaaggtccgcttctgcggaaagatAATCGCTTATGCGGGGGCACACTTGCGCTCAGGTGTCCGCACCGGTGATACCAGCTCAACCCAGATCCTCTTTGCACCTGTGGCTCAGAGGCCGCTTCTACAGTGCCACACCTATGTCACAAAGTGTGCATGTGCAATTGCACCAGACTTGGCAGTTCTTTAGCAATCAACCTAAGTCCAAATGAGCCAGATTTCAATCTGAATTACACCCGGGGCCCCGGAATTccatccgaacataccatcaTGTTCCAAATTACATAACGAACCTACTAgaagcctaaaatcacatcaaacaatattaaatCTACGAATCGCATCCCATTTCAAACCTATTGAATCTAtgaacattcaaatcccaaaactaACGCCGATTCATACTAAACCAACTCTAATTGAActtaaattttgcgcacaagtcataaatgacacaacagacctattccagcTATTGGAACCAAAGTTCGGATAAGATATCAggaaagtcaaccctcggtcaaacttcttaacctttcaaaccttcaactttctaactttgccaattcaagccaaaatcaccatacagagccgtcaaaatcatcaaaactccatttttgAGTCGTCTACACAAAGTCAAACTCCTGCCAACCCtttgaacttaagcttccaaccttgggactaagtctcgcatccactccgaaactcacccaaaaccaaaccaaccaccccgacaagtcacataaccacaatataacataaaggaggcaataaataggggaacaaagccaaaatactcaaaacaactggctGGATCGTTATAGtccagaagttgaggtcaaagaatattggatcggtgaaggttcagtggagaggtcaactggtcgaggaggcgacttcgAATCCAATCAttgtggatatgatattatactatacttgtttaatattgtttaaatctaatccttgtggatacgatactATACTGTACTATATTttattagcgagcataatttaggtgtgtTTCAAGCTCGTCaccagggcagatccaacccaaatgcaaataaaccCTGGCATATtcatcccaaatgtaaataactGCTGCATTGCAtccactgtggatgtgcagactccggagtggccgatccagcccaagtgctataataagccaacttctggcatgaatcaataaagcatgataCGGCGTGCAATCATATCCCATGATTATCACTCACAATAGACCCTcatcctcactcagtcattaatctcccGGGCCCACACGAATcgtgataatcagcccaaacaatgatgatatgatgtgttaATAAAGGACAACAAAGGCTGAGATGTAAAATACAAATAAtagctgtgactgagtacaaaatggaaaattaagcaaataattccacatgtaacacgacctttgtgggtcccaacagtaccaacacgtagcctaagcatgatttataacACGGCTGGCAGCTCAATTGCTCTAACACATGGTGAAACATACGGGTAACAACAAAGATTATTCAAGTATACAATTTCATGGAATTGACTAAGTCACAATTCTTATGGTACACGCCcacgcgcccgtcacctagcatgttcgtcacctcaacaacaatcatacaacacgtaattcagggtttcataccctcggaaccaactttagaagtgttacttacctctaaATGGgtaaaactctactccaacaagcccatGCCTCGTGAAAAGGCCtacgaatgcctcgaatctatccacaaacaatttgatactaGAAACCCAAGCTATAGGGATCAATTCCATATAAACATGccaagttcttaatcaaaagtcaaaaaatcaactcaaaaatcggttcctgggcccacatctcagaatccaataaaagtcacaaattccggaagcccattcaaccacgagtctatccatactaaatttaccaaattATAATACCAAATCACCACTCAagaattaaactctccaaatctctagcctcaaactcccaaattccacctcaaaaacacataaagtaggtgggaaattcaataggGAAACatgattattgaataaaaatgaatACAAGTGACtgacctcaagaatcccttcgaatATCCTCTAAAAAATTACCTTAGTCCatgtttgcaaagtccaaaatgagaaaaatcacgaaacccttcgGATTTAAACACTGCCTAGAGATCCCCCTTATGCGATCCAAAACTCCGCTTCTACGGTATCGCTTTTGCGGTTaaaaatccgcatctgcggaggtcACTTA contains:
- the LOC138908913 gene encoding uncharacterized protein — protein: MVDFDVIWGMDWLSPYHAILNCHTKTITLAMQGFSQLEWRGTLDYISSKVVSFLKAQRMVEKECDAYQAFVRDVSVDAPNIESLLIVRDFLDVFPADISGMPPDRDIDFDIDLLLGTHPISIPLYRMVPTELKDQLQELLDKGFIQPSVSPWGAPILFVKKKDGSMRMCIDY